The following are from one region of the Nicotiana tomentosiformis chromosome 7, ASM39032v3, whole genome shotgun sequence genome:
- the LOC138895882 gene encoding uncharacterized protein, producing MFSSEAWNTSTWTKKHEGVKTRATVLFDQTFWPHIAYCVRSFTPLVSVLREVDSEEQPCMGYMYHLMTKAKENIALNYGNNERKYCLIWKRIDERWSSQLHHPLHAAGYYLNPQLRFEDRFSNKFEIKQGLYDCMEHMLNYNERLRVDIQLDSYDHLRGDFGSQLAMDSRKMRSPAD from the coding sequence ATGTTCTCTTCCGAAGCTTGGAATACTTCTACTTGGACTAAGAAACATGAAGGAGTGAAAACAAGAGCTACTGTTCTATTTGATCAAACGTTTTGGCCTCATATTGCTTACTGTGTGAGGAGTTTTACTCCTTTAGTGAGTGTTCTAAGAGAAGTTGATTCAGAAGAGCAGCCTTGTATGGGATATATGTATCATTTAATGACTAAGGCTAAGGAAAATATAGCTCTTAATTATGGTAATAACGAAAGAAAGTATTGTCTCATTTGGAAAAGAATTGATGAAAGATGGTCGAGCCAACTTCATCATCCACTACATGCTGCGGGGTATTATTTGAATCCACAATTGCGATTTGAAGATAGGTTTTCTAATAAGTTTGAAATCAAGCAAGGTTTATATGACTGCATGGAACACATGTTAAATTATAATGAGAGATTAAGGGTGGATATCCAGTTAGATTCTTATGATCACTTGAGAGGCGATTTTGGGAGCCAGTTAGCCATGGATTCAAGGAAGATGCGATCTCCTGCTGATTGA